Proteins co-encoded in one Trueperaceae bacterium genomic window:
- a CDS encoding (2Fe-2S)-binding protein, which translates to MPVLTIDGVPHDVPHGRRLVLAIADAGTNIGHRCGGKARCTTCRVEFVSGEPAAMTDAEATRLEEKGLSGVARLACQIRVTHDMSVRPLVRLEDEPNWKDAGPRPSEDVEPAPTYSSGVAALG; encoded by the coding sequence ATGCCGGTACTAACCATCGACGGCGTCCCTCACGACGTCCCCCACGGCCGCCGACTGGTGCTCGCCATCGCCGACGCAGGCACGAACATCGGCCACCGCTGCGGCGGCAAGGCGCGCTGCACCACCTGCCGCGTGGAGTTCGTCAGCGGCGAACCCGCCGCCATGACGGACGCCGAGGCGACCAGGCTCGAGGAGAAGGGCCTGAGCGGCGTGGCGCGCCTGGCGTGCCAGATCCGCGTGACGCACGACATGTCGGTGCGGCCGCTGGTCAGACTGGAGGACGAACCGAACTGGAAGGACGCCGGCCCCAGGCCGTCCGAGGACGTGGAGCCGGCGCCCACCTACTCGTCAGGCGTGGCGGCCCTGGGGTAG
- a CDS encoding nucleotide sugar dehydrogenase translates to MTNDQVGAQGAERIAVVGQGYVGLPVTLAFAEKFPGVIGFDVDAAKIARLQRGDDHTGEADATELAGTTTRFTADEADLKGATFFVVAVPTPIDSVNRPDLTPLASASRSVGRALTKGAVVVYESTVYPGVTEEFCGPILEEASGLKAGVDFTLGYSPERINPGDKEHTLRRIVKVVSGQDAATLERVASVYGAIIDAGVHRASSIKVAEAAKVIENTQRDLNIALMNELAMIFDRLGINTLEVLEAAGTKWNFLPFRPGLVGGHCIGVDPYYLTTKAEEVGYIPQVILAGRRINDGMGAFVAQKVVKLLASHGRRINGARVGVLGLTFKENVPDLRNSRVPDIVAELRDYGITPLVHDALADRAEAEREYGIELVDESELEDLEALVVAVAHAGYREFVLEHLPRLVQPGGVVADVKSLLKGATLPPGYTYWSL, encoded by the coding sequence GTGACGAACGACCAGGTTGGCGCCCAGGGCGCAGAGCGCATCGCCGTGGTCGGCCAGGGTTACGTCGGCCTGCCCGTCACCCTGGCCTTCGCCGAGAAGTTCCCCGGTGTCATCGGGTTCGACGTCGACGCCGCCAAGATCGCCCGCCTCCAGCGAGGCGACGACCACACGGGCGAGGCGGACGCCACCGAGTTGGCCGGCACCACCACCCGCTTCACCGCGGACGAGGCCGACCTGAAGGGCGCCACCTTCTTCGTCGTGGCCGTGCCCACCCCCATAGACTCCGTCAACCGCCCCGACCTCACGCCCCTCGCCTCCGCCAGTCGCAGCGTGGGACGCGCCCTCACGAAGGGCGCCGTGGTGGTCTACGAGTCGACCGTCTACCCGGGCGTCACCGAGGAGTTCTGCGGGCCCATCCTCGAGGAGGCCTCCGGCCTCAAGGCAGGTGTGGATTTCACCCTCGGCTACAGCCCCGAGCGCATCAACCCGGGCGACAAGGAGCACACCCTCAGGCGCATCGTCAAGGTCGTCTCCGGCCAGGACGCGGCCACCCTCGAGCGCGTGGCGTCCGTCTACGGCGCCATCATCGACGCGGGCGTGCACCGAGCAAGCAGCATCAAGGTGGCCGAGGCCGCCAAGGTCATCGAGAACACCCAGCGCGACCTGAACATCGCCCTCATGAACGAGCTAGCCATGATCTTCGACCGCCTAGGCATCAACACCCTCGAGGTGCTCGAGGCGGCCGGCACGAAGTGGAACTTCCTGCCGTTCCGCCCCGGCCTCGTTGGCGGCCACTGCATAGGCGTGGACCCCTACTACCTGACCACCAAGGCCGAGGAGGTGGGGTACATCCCCCAGGTCATCCTGGCCGGGCGCCGCATCAACGACGGCATGGGCGCCTTCGTGGCGCAGAAGGTCGTCAAGCTCCTCGCCTCGCACGGGCGCCGCATCAACGGCGCCCGCGTGGGCGTGCTGGGCCTCACCTTCAAGGAGAACGTGCCCGACCTGCGCAACAGCCGCGTGCCCGACATCGTCGCCGAGCTGCGCGATTACGGCATCACGCCGCTCGTCCACGACGCCCTCGCCGACCGCGCCGAGGCCGAGCGCGAGTACGGCATCGAGCTGGTGGACGAGTCGGAGCTCGAGGACCTGGAGGCGCTCGTCGTCGCTGTGGCGCACGCCGGTTACCGCGAGTTCGTGCTCGAGCACCTGCCGCGCCTCGTGCAACCGGGCGGCGTCGTGGCCGACGTGAAGTCGCTCCTCAAGGGCGCGACGCTCCCGCCCGGCTACACCTACTGGAGCCTCTGA
- the murJ gene encoding murein biosynthesis integral membrane protein MurJ yields MSARAGGRRSTRRGAVTLMVGTLASRVTGLLKNSLLAQYFPTAVIDAFVTAFKVPNLFRELLAEGALTNSFIPVYKRLDRDDARRMAGALLALLLVVNGLLLIGAYLGAPLVARLLISGAGNVDLELTTRLVRVVFPFLTAISLSALAMGILNAEERFLAPAWAPVALNVVTVALMAAFPGHAVMLAAAHVLGGAAQLALQLPALARAGLLPRWGALWHPALGSVLLLMVPFAFTAGGRQVLNVVASNIITAIDAGAQGAFYLADLFLSLALGLFSISPALAYYSRLSDHAVREPEAFAPTLAEGLRFITFLTVPAGAALALLAAPAVDVVYNWRSLLGAPMDPQLRAFTIAATMPLGFAVFPIGAFNLLVRTFYVRRLVRTPVMLVLTFLSVQGLLYWLLSQAWGIAGVAWATAAAAWLQLAVAALLVARRERFGLRAWVGGALRVAVAAGVAAVAAALLLALLPPLAHWWGQLTRLAVGGAVMTVGFALAGAALRLPELGALAARLRRR; encoded by the coding sequence GTGAGCGCGCGAGCAGGCGGCCGACGGAGCACCCGGCGGGGGGCGGTGACCCTCATGGTCGGCACCCTGGCCAGCCGCGTGACGGGGCTCCTCAAGAACTCGCTGCTGGCGCAGTACTTCCCGACCGCCGTCATCGACGCGTTCGTCACGGCCTTCAAGGTCCCGAACCTGTTCCGCGAGCTCCTCGCGGAGGGGGCGCTCACCAACTCGTTCATCCCGGTGTACAAGCGCCTCGACCGCGACGACGCGCGGCGCATGGCGGGCGCGCTCCTCGCTCTGCTCCTCGTCGTGAACGGCCTCCTGCTCATCGGCGCCTACCTGGGCGCCCCGCTCGTGGCGCGGCTCCTGATCTCCGGCGCGGGCAACGTCGACCTCGAGCTGACCACGCGCCTCGTGCGCGTCGTGTTCCCCTTCCTAACGGCCATCTCGCTGTCGGCGCTGGCCATGGGCATCCTCAACGCCGAGGAGCGCTTCCTGGCGCCCGCCTGGGCGCCGGTGGCCCTGAACGTGGTGACGGTGGCGCTCATGGCGGCCTTCCCCGGCCACGCCGTCATGCTGGCGGCGGCGCACGTGCTGGGCGGCGCCGCGCAACTAGCGTTGCAGCTGCCCGCGCTGGCGCGCGCCGGGCTCCTGCCGCGCTGGGGGGCGCTATGGCACCCGGCGCTCGGGAGCGTGCTCCTCCTGATGGTGCCGTTCGCCTTCACGGCCGGGGGGCGGCAGGTGCTGAACGTGGTGGCGTCGAACATCATCACCGCCATCGACGCGGGCGCCCAGGGCGCCTTCTACCTGGCCGACCTGTTCCTCAGCCTCGCCCTCGGCCTCTTCAGCATCTCGCCGGCGCTGGCCTACTACTCGCGCCTGTCGGACCACGCCGTCCGCGAGCCGGAGGCGTTCGCCCCGACCCTCGCGGAGGGGCTGCGCTTCATCACGTTCCTGACGGTACCGGCCGGGGCGGCGTTGGCGCTGTTGGCCGCGCCCGCCGTCGACGTCGTCTACAACTGGCGGTCGTTGCTGGGAGCCCCCATGGACCCGCAGCTGCGCGCCTTCACCATCGCGGCCACCATGCCGCTCGGGTTCGCCGTCTTCCCGATCGGCGCGTTCAACCTCCTGGTGCGCACCTTCTACGTCAGGCGCCTGGTGCGCACCCCCGTGATGCTCGTCCTGACGTTCCTGAGCGTGCAGGGGCTCCTCTACTGGCTGCTGTCGCAGGCGTGGGGCATCGCCGGGGTGGCGTGGGCCACCGCCGCGGCCGCGTGGTTGCAGCTGGCCGTGGCCGCGCTGTTGGTGGCGCGCCGGGAACGGTTCGGGCTCCGCGCCTGGGTGGGCGGGGCGCTGCGCGTGGCCGTCGCCGCCGGCGTCGCCGCCGTGGCGGCCGCGCTGCTGCTGGCGCTGCTGCCCCCGTTGGCCCACTGGTGGGGTCAGTTGACGCGCCTGGCGGTGGGCGGCGCGGTCATGACGGTCGGTTTCGCTTTGGCGGGAGCGGCGTTGCGGCTACCCGAACTCGGGGCGCTGGCGGCGCGGCTGCGCCGGCGCTGA